In Sphingobacterium sp. lm-10, one DNA window encodes the following:
- a CDS encoding competence/damage-inducible protein A, giving the protein MATKIEIITIGDEILQGQIIDSNSAWIAQQLLLLNLGVVQITTIADREEAIVEAFDQAKQRADVILVTGGLGPTKDDITKHTAAEYFGTQLVRDEQVLAHVKAIFEQRKREMLAINEMQADVFEGGDVLFNELGTAPGLWYDYEGKSFAFMPGVPFEMKHIMSVQVLPRLARIANQGHIVNMYILTAGLGESYVAESIKDIESDLPKHIRLAYLPKLGIVRLRLTGTSMDANALRAEMEVFATRIKERVNDHFVSFGDMDLEGAILPLMNSNGYTLATAESCTGGMIASRITAIPGAGDVFKGSVVSYTNEIKNKLLGVSEQDLEEFGAVSEQVVSAMATGAIKIFDVDFALATSGFAGPDGGSEDTPVGTIWIALATKTKVYTQQFHFHNDRNINIERATTHSFLLLWHQLRAALSIE; this is encoded by the coding sequence ATGGCAACTAAGATAGAAATCATTACGATAGGTGACGAGATTCTCCAAGGCCAGATCATTGATTCGAATTCTGCGTGGATAGCACAACAATTATTACTTTTAAATTTGGGTGTTGTGCAGATTACCACGATCGCCGATCGCGAAGAAGCCATAGTGGAAGCATTCGACCAAGCAAAGCAACGAGCTGATGTTATTTTAGTAACAGGGGGTTTAGGTCCTACCAAAGATGATATTACCAAACATACTGCGGCGGAGTATTTTGGTACCCAACTGGTACGCGATGAACAAGTCTTAGCACATGTTAAGGCAATATTCGAACAGCGCAAACGAGAAATGCTCGCCATCAATGAGATGCAAGCAGATGTATTCGAAGGTGGTGACGTATTATTCAATGAGCTGGGTACTGCGCCCGGTTTATGGTACGATTATGAAGGGAAATCATTTGCCTTCATGCCGGGCGTACCGTTTGAAATGAAACACATCATGTCCGTACAAGTATTGCCCAGGCTAGCGCGCATTGCAAACCAAGGTCATATCGTCAATATGTATATTCTGACTGCCGGTTTAGGAGAGTCTTACGTAGCAGAATCAATCAAGGATATTGAATCCGACTTACCCAAACACATTCGATTGGCCTACCTGCCTAAGTTGGGGATTGTGCGGCTTCGCCTTACTGGCACGAGTATGGATGCCAATGCATTACGTGCCGAAATGGAAGTATTCGCGACCAGAATTAAAGAACGTGTCAACGATCATTTTGTATCTTTTGGCGATATGGATTTAGAAGGAGCCATACTTCCGCTTATGAACTCCAACGGATATACCTTAGCCACAGCAGAAAGCTGCACGGGCGGTATGATTGCTAGTCGTATTACTGCCATACCAGGAGCGGGCGATGTATTCAAGGGATCAGTAGTGTCTTATACCAACGAAATAAAAAATAAACTACTAGGTGTCAGCGAGCAGGATTTAGAAGAATTCGGCGCAGTAAGTGAGCAGGTCGTTAGTGCTATGGCTACCGGGGCGATAAAGATATTTGATGTAGATTTTGCACTGGCAACGAGCGGCTTTGCCGGCCCGGATGGCGGCAGTGAGGATACGCCGGTAGGTACCATATGGATTGCATTGGCTACTAAAACCAAAGTATATACGCAGCAGTTTCATTTCCATAATGATCGTAACATCAATATTGAGCGGGCAACTACACACAGCTTTCTATTATTGTGGCACCAGCTGCGCGCTGCGCTCAGCATAGAATAA
- a CDS encoding twin-arginine translocase TatA/TatE family subunit, whose translation MTLAFLNIGTQEMMLIIIVILFLFGGKKLPELARGLGRGIREFKDASEGIKRELSDQINNFEKDLDVEVEEPKKLPASTTTATASSMSEQMRAHAEPKQESTLPKFAPPAGTHQHNPSTKIADVPLATPTTDEPSESKEA comes from the coding sequence ATGACTTTAGCGTTTTTAAACATCGGGACACAAGAAATGATGTTGATCATCATTGTCATCCTTTTTTTGTTTGGAGGAAAGAAATTGCCAGAATTGGCGCGTGGTTTGGGAAGAGGGATTCGCGAATTCAAAGATGCTTCTGAAGGTATCAAGCGTGAATTGTCGGATCAGATTAATAATTTTGAGAAAGATCTGGATGTTGAGGTCGAAGAGCCTAAGAAACTTCCAGCGTCGACTACTACAGCAACAGCATCTTCCATGTCTGAGCAAATGCGTGCCCATGCTGAGCCTAAGCAAGAATCTACTTTGCCAAAATTCGCTCCGCCTGCCGGAACGCACCAACACAATCCTAGTACGAAGATAGCAGATGTGCCTTTGGCGACTCCGACTACCGATGAACCATCAGAGTCTAAGGAAGCGTAA
- a CDS encoding dihydrolipoamide acetyltransferase family protein — protein sequence MALHKLTLPKMGESVTEATVTNWLKEIGDSIQEDESVLEVATDKVDSDVPSPVQGVLKERLFQEGDVVQVGDVIGLIESSGQGDEQEQNSESHSTNHEDDIPVEVKDVPGLTDLETVEESSTAPSNSEPKPQADSSDRFYSPLVRSIAQEEGISFEELDQLSGSGAEGRVTKDDVLKYIAQKQDNPAIQSVTDEDSNNTSADSEKSNLQNQSEKRSPVAELPKAAAKPVTVAKGEGDEIIEMDRMRRLIADHMVSSVHTSPHVFSAVEADVTNLVNWRNRIKEGFKKREGENITFTPLIIEAISKALKDFPMINVSADGYQIIRRKHINIGMATALPNGNLIVPVIKNADQLSLVGISHAVNDLAQRARNNKLKPDDTQGGTFTFTNIGAFGNIFGMPIINQPQAAILAVGTIKKKPAVIETADGDLIGIRHFMYITMSYDHRVIDGALGGTFIKRVADYLENWDLDRTV from the coding sequence ATGGCACTACATAAACTTACTCTTCCAAAAATGGGTGAAAGTGTTACGGAAGCAACCGTGACCAACTGGTTAAAGGAAATTGGAGATTCTATTCAGGAAGACGAGTCTGTATTGGAAGTGGCTACAGACAAAGTAGATTCAGATGTCCCTTCGCCAGTACAGGGCGTGCTCAAAGAACGCCTATTCCAGGAAGGTGATGTGGTACAGGTAGGAGACGTCATTGGCCTAATCGAAAGCAGTGGTCAAGGTGATGAGCAAGAACAAAATTCCGAGTCACACTCCACAAATCATGAAGATGATATCCCGGTTGAAGTAAAGGATGTACCCGGTTTGACAGATTTAGAGACGGTCGAAGAATCTTCTACAGCGCCTTCGAATTCTGAGCCAAAACCACAAGCGGATAGCTCAGATCGTTTTTACTCGCCATTAGTGCGGAGTATTGCACAAGAGGAAGGAATTTCTTTCGAAGAGCTTGATCAGTTAAGCGGAAGTGGAGCCGAAGGTCGGGTAACCAAAGACGATGTGCTTAAGTATATTGCACAAAAGCAGGACAATCCAGCTATACAATCTGTAACAGACGAGGATTCAAATAACACCTCCGCTGATAGTGAAAAGAGTAACCTACAGAACCAATCCGAAAAGAGATCTCCAGTAGCAGAACTTCCCAAAGCGGCAGCTAAACCAGTGACGGTAGCGAAGGGCGAAGGAGATGAGATTATTGAGATGGATCGCATGCGTCGACTGATTGCAGATCACATGGTAAGTAGTGTACATACTTCACCTCATGTATTCTCCGCGGTAGAAGCAGATGTTACTAACTTGGTGAATTGGAGAAATCGGATTAAAGAAGGATTTAAAAAGAGGGAAGGGGAAAATATAACATTCACCCCGTTAATTATAGAAGCTATTTCGAAAGCATTGAAAGATTTTCCAATGATCAATGTTTCAGCAGATGGCTACCAAATTATCCGTCGCAAACATATTAATATCGGAATGGCTACGGCCTTGCCGAATGGAAATCTTATCGTTCCTGTGATCAAGAATGCAGATCAATTGAGTTTGGTAGGGATCAGTCACGCGGTGAATGATCTAGCACAACGCGCTCGGAACAACAAATTAAAGCCCGATGATACGCAGGGTGGTACTTTCACCTTTACCAATATTGGTGCTTTTGGAAATATTTTTGGCATGCCAATTATCAACCAGCCGCAGGCTGCAATTCTGGCTGTTGGAACGATCAAGAAGAAGCCGGCAGTAATCGAAACGGCAGATGGAGATTTGATCGGCATTCGCCACTTTATGTACATCACCATGTCGTACGATCACCGCGTGATTGATGGCGCCTTAGGCGGCACATTTATCAAGCGTGTAGCAGATTACCTGGAAAACTGGGATCTGGATCGTACGGTATAG
- a CDS encoding MATE family efflux transporter, protein MFASIRKDKAFYISTIALAAPIVVSQLGHTMVHTADTIIVGQFAGRIPLAAVSLVHAVFMVVLVIGLGIAYGITPLIAQYNGKSDYKECAKLLSNSIWLNVLTGILLFCAVYWGSMYAMQHTDQDPLVVETAKPYLFILGLSILPLMIFNAFKQFTEGLGFTKQAMNITIWGNVLNIIIALVLVRGMFGFPEMGIRGVGIATLVDRILMMIVMAAYVLKSKNFKRYLLDFSIRFIDRTRIKSIFKIGAPVAMQYVFEIGAFATAALIAGKIGALEQAAHQVAITLAAMTYMMASGLASAATIKTGNSFGTANFQRLQKFATVSYRLVLVFMIFWALIFALFNQYLPIVITQDSEVIAIAASLLIIAGMFQLFDGTQVVGLGVLRGMGDVNVPTAITFIAYWIVGVPSAYVMGLVFGWGIQGVWYGLTLGLLTSTALLYWRYKTIIRQKMQSTVRLQTHGA, encoded by the coding sequence ATGTTCGCTTCCATACGGAAAGATAAAGCTTTCTACATTAGCACGATAGCGCTCGCTGCGCCCATTGTCGTATCCCAGTTAGGGCATACGATGGTACATACTGCCGACACCATCATTGTAGGCCAATTTGCTGGTCGTATACCATTAGCAGCGGTATCATTGGTACATGCCGTCTTCATGGTAGTGTTGGTGATTGGCTTGGGCATTGCTTATGGCATCACGCCGCTAATTGCACAGTACAATGGAAAATCGGACTATAAGGAATGTGCTAAATTGCTTTCTAATAGTATCTGGCTGAATGTGCTAACCGGCATACTGCTTTTCTGCGCTGTGTATTGGGGATCGATGTATGCGATGCAACACACGGATCAGGATCCTTTGGTGGTAGAAACCGCCAAACCTTACCTTTTCATCTTAGGGCTATCTATTCTGCCGTTGATGATTTTTAATGCGTTTAAGCAGTTTACCGAAGGTTTAGGGTTTACAAAACAGGCGATGAATATCACCATTTGGGGTAATGTTTTGAATATCATCATCGCACTGGTACTCGTGCGCGGCATGTTTGGCTTTCCAGAGATGGGCATTCGCGGTGTGGGTATCGCTACCTTGGTAGACCGTATCCTAATGATGATTGTGATGGCTGCCTATGTATTAAAATCGAAGAACTTCAAACGTTATCTGCTGGATTTTTCCATTCGTTTTATAGACCGCACACGCATCAAAAGTATTTTTAAAATCGGGGCGCCGGTGGCCATGCAATATGTTTTTGAAATTGGTGCTTTTGCTACTGCTGCATTGATTGCCGGAAAAATTGGCGCATTGGAACAGGCGGCTCATCAGGTGGCGATTACCTTAGCGGCCATGACGTATATGATGGCGAGCGGACTTGCTTCTGCCGCTACCATAAAGACCGGAAATAGCTTTGGCACCGCCAATTTCCAGCGTTTGCAAAAGTTTGCGACGGTATCTTACCGCTTGGTGTTGGTCTTTATGATATTCTGGGCATTGATATTCGCGTTGTTCAATCAATATTTACCGATTGTAATTACGCAGGATTCGGAAGTCATCGCCATTGCAGCGAGTTTATTGATTATTGCCGGTATGTTCCAATTGTTTGATGGCACGCAAGTGGTAGGGCTGGGCGTATTACGTGGGATGGGAGATGTGAACGTACCGACTGCCATCACATTTATAGCCTACTGGATTGTTGGCGTGCCTAGCGCCTACGTAATGGGTCTAGTATTTGGCTGGGGCATCCAAGGAGTGTGGTACGGGTTGACGCTTGGCTTACTGACATCCACGGCACTATTATACTGGAGATACAAAACGATTATTCGCCAGAAAATGCAAAGCACCGTACGCTTGCAAACGCACGGTGCTTAA